The DNA window GGTACGAGTCGTCGAACAGGTAGTACTCCAGCTCCGACCCCGCCATGACCTCGTACCCCAGGGAGCGGGCGCGCTGCAGTTGGCCGCGCAGCACCGACCGGGGCGCTTCCGCCACAAGCTCGTGGGAGACGTTGTCCTTGACGTCGCACAGCACCAGCGCGGTCCGGTCCTGCCAACTCAGGCGCCGCAGGGTCGTCAGATCCGGCACCAGGTGAATGTCGCCGTAACCGCGCTTCCAGTTGGCCAGCCGGTACCCCTGCACCGGCTCCATCTCCATGTCCACGGTCAGCAGGTAGTCGCACGCGTGGGTGCCTCCGGAGGCCGCCGTGTCGAGAAAGAACTCCGCGTCCAGACGCTTGCCCATGAACCGGCCGTAGAGGTCCGTGAAGGCCACCACGACCGTGTCCAGCCGCCCCGCCTCCACGGCTTCCTGGAGCTGGTCTACCGTGAGCATGCCGGTCACCTGAGCCGCGCCGTCTTCGATTTCTTGCTCTTCTTTCGCCATGATCCGGCACCGTCCCCTCACGGGCAAACTAGTTTCCTATCTTAGGACGCCGCAAATATCCACTTGGGGGGCGCCGGCGCGCATGGGGACGGTCCTGGATGCGGTGACAGTCACCTAAATTCCATAACTTTAGGGTATCGGTGATTCACGAACGGGTTCCGTTACGGTTTCTTTCAGGTTGCAATGCCCTACCCGATGTGGCATGGACAACGACTGTTGGCTCTCGGAGGTCTTACGACCGTAACCCTAACGTCCAAAGGAGGCTACCATGAAGCGTTTACTGGTATTCACGCTCGGCTTGGCGCTGTGCGGCACCGTCGCCGCGACGGTCAAGGACGCATCCGCACAGAACTTCCTGGTCATCGGCGGCGGCTCCACGACCGGCGTCTATTACCAGGTGGCTTTGAACATCTGCAAGATCGTCAACGACAAGCTGGGGAGCAAGGGATACAACTGCATCGGCCGGCCGGCGCTCGGCTCGGTCTTCAACATCCGATCCATCCAGCGGGGGCTGCTGAACTACGGCGTGGCCCAGTCGGACTGGGTTTGGGCCGCCGCCAACGGCAAGAAGAACTGGAAGGGCAAAGCCGACAAGGGACTGCGCACGGTCTTCACCGTCCATCCCGAGGCGGTCATGCTAGTCACCCGCAAGGACACGGGCATCAAGACCATCGCGGACCTCAAGGGCAAACGCGTCAACATCGGCAACCCCGGATCGGGACAGCGGGGCAACGCTGAGGATGTGCTGCGCCTCTCGGGCATCGACAAGGACAAGGACATCAAGGCCGAAGGCCTGCAGCAGAACGAGGCCAACCGCGCGCTGGTGGACAAGAAGATCGACGCGTTCTTCTATACCATCGGGGTGCCGTGGGGCGGCGGCCTCGAGATCGCCAACAGCACCGCCATCGACATCGTTCCGGTGGACACCGCGCCGATCAAGAAGCTGGTGGCGGACAACCCCTTCTACGTCATGACCAAGATCCCCGGCGGGACCTACAAGGGCGTGGACAACGACGTTCCGACCTACGCCGTGAAGGCGACCTTCGTCACCGGCGAGAAGGAGTCGGCCGACTCCGTGTACACGGTAGTCAAGACTATCTTCGAGAACCTCGACACGCTCCGCAACTCGTACGCCAACTTCAAGCACCTGCAGCCGAAGGACATGTTGGGCGGCCTCTCGGCTCCGTTGCATGCGGGAGCGATGAAGTACTACAAGGAGAAGGGCTGGCAGTAAGCAACCGGCTTCCTTCCCCGAAATGACGCACGGCTCGGGGCGCGGGCGGAGGCGCCCGGCCCCGGGCCGGTTCACTTGACGGAAACACCAACGGCTCAGGCTATCCGGGCGACCCCGTGAATTCATCCGATCGCGACGACACTGCCGGCGAGACCGTCGACCTCGAAGCGTTGGCCGAGTTGGGCGAGGGCGAAGGAAAGACCCGTTCTCCCGGCGGGCCGGTCGGGGGGTTCCTCTGGGTGCTTGCGCTCTGCTGGTCCCTGTTCCAGCTTTACATCGCCTACGATCCCATCAACTCCATCATCGCCCGCAGCATCCACCTGACCTTCGCCGTGCTGCTGGTCTATCTGGCCTTTCCGGCCATACGGCGGACCGCGACACTGGAGCGCTTCAACGCCCTGATGCAGCAGTTGTTTCCGGGCCGGCACAAGCGCGATCCCGTAAAGATTCCCTGGTACGACTTCATCATCGCGGCCCTGGCGGGCTGTGGCACCGCCTACCTCGCGTGGGACTACGTAGGGATCATCGAACGTTCCGGCCTCCCGTTGACGCGGGACGTATGGATCGGCGCGGCGTTCGTGCTCCTGCTGCTCGAGTCGGCGCGCCGCTCCCTGGGACTGGCGCTGCCGGCGCTGGGCACGGTCTTCCTGCTCTACTGCTTCATCGGACCGTACCTGCCGAGGTTTCTCGCCCACCCCGGCATCCCCTTCGAGTTCATCGTCGACCACATGTACCTGTCGGACAGCGGCATCTGGGGCGTACCGCTGGGCGTATCCACGGACTTCGTTTTCCTGTTCGTGCTGTTCGGGGCGCTATTGGACCGGGCGGGAGCGGCGGAGTACTTCGTGCAGGTGGCGTACGCCATGGTGGGACGTTTCCGCGGCGGACCGGCCAAGGCCGCCGTGCTGGCATCGGGCCTGACCGGCATGGTGTCCGGTTCATCCATCGCCAACGTGGCCACCACGGGAACCTTCACCATTCCGTTGATGAAACGTGTAGGGCTTCCGGCCTACAAGGCCGGGGCGGTGGAGGTCGGCGCGAGCACCAACGGCCAGCTCCTGCCACCGGTCATGGGCGCCGCCGCCTTCATCATGGCGGAGTTTCTGGGGCTCCCGTACATCGACATCGTCACGGCCGCGGCCATACCGGCGGTGCTCTCATACATCGCCCTGCTCTACGTGGTGCACCTCGAAGCGCTCAAGCTGAACCTGACCGCGATACCCGTGGAAGAGCTGCCGCCATTCTGGACCACGTTCCTCAAGGGCGTCCACTTCCTCGTTCCGATCCTGGCGCTGATCTACACGCTGGTCATACTGCGGTTCTCCGCGATTTCCGCCGCGTTCAACGCGATTCTGTTGACGCTGGCCATCATGGTCATCCAACGGCTGGTCCAGAGCTGCGCGGCGGTCCTTCGACCCTCTCCGGACAACCCGGCACCCGGATCACTCGGGCAGGCGATATTGCAGGGACTGGCCCAGAGCGTCCGCGAGATCCTGCAGGGCTGCGTGTCCGGCGCCCGCAACATGGCGCCCATCGCGGTAGCCACCGCGGCCGCCGGCATCATCGTCGGCACCGTGACGCTGACGGGACTCAGCAGCCGGTTCATAGAGGCCATCGAGATCATCTCCCTGGGCAACGTGGTGCTGATGCTGCTGCTGACCGCCCTCACAAGCCTGATCCTGGGCATGGGCCTCCCCACCACCGCCAACTACATCGTCATGGCCACCCTGACGGCACCGGTGATAGTCACCCTCGGCGGGCAGGCGGGCCTGGTGATACCGGTGCTGGCGGCCCACCTGTTCGTCTTCTACTTCGGCATCCTGGCCGACGACACGCCGCCGGTGGGCCTGGCGGCCTTTGCGGCGTCCGCCATCGCAGGATCCGATCCGATAAGGACAGGTATCCAGGGGTTCACCTACGACCTGCGCACGGCGATCCTGCCGTTCGTGTTCATCTTCAACCTGGAGCTGTTGCTGATCTCCGGCGTCACCGCGGACGGCACCATCATCTGGCTCGACGACCTGTTCAGCGTCTTGTGGGTGATCGTAAACGGCCTCGTGGCCATGATGGCCTTTGCGGCCGCCATGCAGGGCTTCTTCGCGGACCGTTGCGGCTGGCCCGAACGCGCGCTGCTGATCGTGATCTGCGTCGCCGCCTTCCGGCCGGACCTGGTGTCGGGCGACACCGACACGCTGCGCATGACCGTCCAGTTCGGCGCCTGGGTGGTGTTCGCCGGGCTGTATCTGCTGCAAAGGAGAAGGCGGGGGTCACGGGTGGCGGCAGCCTAGCGGACGGAGTTGCCGAGTCAGAGCTTGTTAACTAGAGTAAACGGGCACTCACACCGAGGAGGAATCCCACATATGGCGGACACAATACCTTATCTCGTCGACGAGAATGATCCCGAGCTCGAATCGGGAATGGTCGAATACGGAAGCTGCACGGGCTACCTGTCGCGGCCCAAGGGCGGCGCCAACCTGGGCTCGGTCATCGTGATTCACGAGAACGTCGGCCTGGTGGACCACGTCAAGGACGTGGCGCGGCACTTCGCCAAGGAGGGCTTCGCGGCGCTGGCTCCGGACCTGCTCCAGCGCACCGGCGGCACCGGGCAGTACACCACCTCGCAGGACGCCATCGCCGCCATCCGGAGCCTGGAACCGGCCGGCTGCGTGGAGGACCTGACCAGCACCCTCGAGTACCTCAAGAGCCAGGGCTTCGCCAACGGCAATGTCGGCGTCGTCGGCTACTGCTGGGGCGGCGGCCAGTCCCTCAACTTCGCCACCAAGTGCAACCAGCTCAGCGGCGCCGTGGTGTACTACGGACGCAACCCCGATCCGCTGGACCAGGTGGCCAACATCACCTGTCCCCTGATGGGCAACTACGCCGAGGACGATCCCAACATCATGCCCGGCATCGAGCCTCTCCAGGCGGAACTGGCCAAGCACGGCAAGAGCATCGACCTCAAGATCTTTGGCGACGGCGCCAAGCACGCCTTCAACAACAACACCAACGCCGACCGCTGGCACCCCGACGCCGCCGCCGGCGCGTGGCAGCGGACGACGGATTTCTTCAAGGCCAACCTGTCGGGCTGACGGACGGCCGGCCTCCGGCAACTACAGTCGTAAACGGGTCCGGTCCGAGCGAATTTTCGCGCGGAATCGGACTCGTTTGCCTCGTGGACGGATCCGCCGGCACCCCTGGGGTCCCATAATCCGCCCTTTTGTCACCCGATGTCGTATGCATGTCGGCTATTGGCGCCTCCATGTCATTTGGAACCATTGTTCGGTTTCGACTGCTCCGCGTAAAATCGCGAGTCACCCAGTACTCCGAACGAAACGGGAAGGAGGCCGCACATGCGCGTTGTATTGGATACGTATCTATTGAAGCTGGCCCGGGCCCGCAGTCGCTTTCACCAGCATGACGTGGCCGGCGCGCTCCGTATCAGCCTTCGCCAGTATCAGCGGATCGAGGCCGGTGAGCCGACTACGAACGAAAATGCGCACGACATCGCGGAGACGCTGGGAACCACGGTAACCGAACTGGGCATTCGACCGGCACCGCCCAAGAGCGGCCAACGATCGCGCACGGAACCCGACGTGGGCGAAGCCATGTCTACGTACCGGGAGCCGGCGGCGGCCACCGAGCCGAGAGAGGACGTATCTGACTACAGCGAGGTGGGTGCCAGCATACTCCGCCATGTGGCCGCCGCCTACGCGCGTGCGGGAGACACCGAGGAAGCGATGCGGCTGAGCACACGACTCCCCGACCCCGAATGGCGCGCAGAGGTGCTTGGCAGCATATCCGCGGCCAGGGTGTCCGCCGGCGACATCTCCGGAGGGACCATCATCGCGAGCACCATCACGGACGACGCTGAACGAAACGAAGCCTTCGTCAAGTGTGCCGTCGCGGCGGCCAAGGCCGGCGAGGCCGGTGCCGCTACCCGGATCGCACGCAAGATCACAGCGGCGGCAATTCGCGACCAAGCCATGTACGAAGTTGCCTCCACCCACGCCGCCGGTGGGGGAATCCCCACCGCTATCCGGATCGCCGAAGCCATCGAAGATGACGCTACCCGCGCCGGCGCCTTTACCGCCATCGCCCGGGCACAATTTCCGACGGATGATGCCGGGGCCAAGGCATCCATCACGAAGGCACAGGACATTGCGCGTCAAGTCGAGGACAAAGCGCGTCGCGTGGCGATATTGCGGGGACTCGGAGCGGCCTTGGCGGCAGCCCAAAAAATCGATGAAGCGGTGGAAGTTGCCGGCAACATCGCCAACCCCGACGAACGCGAGATGGTCATGGCCGACGTCGCTGCTGCTCACGCCCGAGCCGGTGACACGGCTGCCGCATTCGGTGTTGTGGAAGCGTTTACCAGCAAGTTGGCCCGGACGATGGCCCTTGGCGGGATCGCCCACGCGTACGCTGTGGCCCGCGACGCACAGAAGGCCATCGAAATCACCGTACAACGGATCGACGATGCCTTGATGCGCGACCATACGCTCGGCGAAGTCGCGTCCGTGCAAAGCCAGCAGGGCGACGTTGGCAGCGCCCTGCATACCGCGATGCAAATTGACGGGCAGTTCATGCGGGAACGCGCCTACTATGAGATCGTGCGGGTACTGGTCGACAATGGGGACCTGCCTGGCGCCGGACGAATCGCGGAACTCCTCCGGCTGCCCCTTTGGCGCAGCCACGCTTTCAGCGGGATCGGGGTTGCCCAGTCCATTGCCGGAGACCAAGCCGGCGCTCGCGATTCCCTGGGTCAAGCCCTGCTCGGCGCGGACGAACTGGGTGCCGGGGCGCCCGTGTTCGAGCCCGATTTGGAAACCGGGCTCAAAAGGATCCCGACGATCGAACAAGGTCAGTTGGACGAGCTAAACCGCCGGGAACATAGTCTGGAGACAGCGGACGGGGGCACCTATAGCCGCACCGGCGCACGCGCTCTCCGAGAGGTGGCGGCGACCTACGCACGCACGGGGGATGTCGACGAGGCAAAGCGACTGAGTCAAAGGATCCTCGACGCCGAATGGTATGCGAGCGTTCTTCGTGACATCTCCGAAGCACAAGCCCACGGAGGACACATCACGGATGCCCTTGCGACCGCCTCGAACATTGCCGAGGAGTCTGAGCGGAACGAGGCTTTCGCCGCCGCAGCCGCGGCCGCGGCCAAAGCCGGCGACGTGGCCCTTGCCAACCGTGTGGCTGGAAGAATCACGAGCTCGTTCGCCAAGGCTGAGGCCATGATCCTGATCGTCTCGGCGCGCGCGACGGACGGACAAATCGCAGCCGCTATCCACATCGCGGAGGGGATCGAGGATCCCTTTGGCCGTGCCAATGCCTTCGCAGCCGTCGCCGCCGCGCAGTTCCCGACCGACGAGAAGTCCGCCAGGGAATCTGTCGCCGCCGCGCTACAAAGCGCGGGTCGAGTGACAAACTCCAGGTACCGGGCGAAGGCATTCAGCGCCATAGGGATGGCGTTGGCGGAGTACGGCGACTTGGATGGCGCGATGGAGGTGATCAGCAACCTTACCAATCCCGTCCATCGCGAGAGGGCCTTGAGCAAACTTGCCGCGGCCCGGGCCCGCGGTGGCGACACCAACGGCGCGCTTCAGTCCCTCAAGAATTTCGCGGACGACTCTGTCCGGGAAGAGGCTCTGCGTGCGATCGCGCTGGCCCGGGCGGACGCCGGGGACGCCGATGAAGCGATCGACTTGGCCAGACGGCTGGACGGGGAGTTGGACCGCGACCATCTTGTCAGCGACATTGCGGCCGTTCAGGCCTGCCAAGGCGACATCGCGGGGGCGTTGCTTTCCGCCGCGACCATCAACGAGGAGTTCATGCGTGAGGGGGCCTGCTGCCAGATAGCAGCAGCCCAGG is part of the Deltaproteobacteria bacterium genome and encodes:
- a CDS encoding TAXI family TRAP transporter solute-binding subunit — encoded protein: MKRLLVFTLGLALCGTVAATVKDASAQNFLVIGGGSTTGVYYQVALNICKIVNDKLGSKGYNCIGRPALGSVFNIRSIQRGLLNYGVAQSDWVWAAANGKKNWKGKADKGLRTVFTVHPEAVMLVTRKDTGIKTIADLKGKRVNIGNPGSGQRGNAEDVLRLSGIDKDKDIKAEGLQQNEANRALVDKKIDAFFYTIGVPWGGGLEIANSTAIDIVPVDTAPIKKLVADNPFYVMTKIPGGTYKGVDNDVPTYAVKATFVTGEKESADSVYTVVKTIFENLDTLRNSYANFKHLQPKDMLGGLSAPLHAGAMKYYKEKGWQ
- a CDS encoding TRAP transporter permease; this translates as MNSSDRDDTAGETVDLEALAELGEGEGKTRSPGGPVGGFLWVLALCWSLFQLYIAYDPINSIIARSIHLTFAVLLVYLAFPAIRRTATLERFNALMQQLFPGRHKRDPVKIPWYDFIIAALAGCGTAYLAWDYVGIIERSGLPLTRDVWIGAAFVLLLLESARRSLGLALPALGTVFLLYCFIGPYLPRFLAHPGIPFEFIVDHMYLSDSGIWGVPLGVSTDFVFLFVLFGALLDRAGAAEYFVQVAYAMVGRFRGGPAKAAVLASGLTGMVSGSSIANVATTGTFTIPLMKRVGLPAYKAGAVEVGASTNGQLLPPVMGAAAFIMAEFLGLPYIDIVTAAAIPAVLSYIALLYVVHLEALKLNLTAIPVEELPPFWTTFLKGVHFLVPILALIYTLVILRFSAISAAFNAILLTLAIMVIQRLVQSCAAVLRPSPDNPAPGSLGQAILQGLAQSVREILQGCVSGARNMAPIAVATAAAGIIVGTVTLTGLSSRFIEAIEIISLGNVVLMLLLTALTSLILGMGLPTTANYIVMATLTAPVIVTLGGQAGLVIPVLAAHLFVFYFGILADDTPPVGLAAFAASAIAGSDPIRTGIQGFTYDLRTAILPFVFIFNLELLLISGVTADGTIIWLDDLFSVLWVIVNGLVAMMAFAAAMQGFFADRCGWPERALLIVICVAAFRPDLVSGDTDTLRMTVQFGAWVVFAGLYLLQRRRRGSRVAAA
- a CDS encoding dienelactone hydrolase family protein, with the translated sequence MADTIPYLVDENDPELESGMVEYGSCTGYLSRPKGGANLGSVIVIHENVGLVDHVKDVARHFAKEGFAALAPDLLQRTGGTGQYTTSQDAIAAIRSLEPAGCVEDLTSTLEYLKSQGFANGNVGVVGYCWGGGQSLNFATKCNQLSGAVVYYGRNPDPLDQVANITCPLMGNYAEDDPNIMPGIEPLQAELAKHGKSIDLKIFGDGAKHAFNNNTNADRWHPDAAAGAWQRTTDFFKANLSG
- a CDS encoding helix-turn-helix transcriptional regulator, with amino-acid sequence MRVVLDTYLLKLARARSRFHQHDVAGALRISLRQYQRIEAGEPTTNENAHDIAETLGTTVTELGIRPAPPKSGQRSRTEPDVGEAMSTYREPAAATEPREDVSDYSEVGASILRHVAAAYARAGDTEEAMRLSTRLPDPEWRAEVLGSISAARVSAGDISGGTIIASTITDDAERNEAFVKCAVAAAKAGEAGAATRIARKITAAAIRDQAMYEVASTHAAGGGIPTAIRIAEAIEDDATRAGAFTAIARAQFPTDDAGAKASITKAQDIARQVEDKARRVAILRGLGAALAAAQKIDEAVEVAGNIANPDEREMVMADVAAAHARAGDTAAAFGVVEAFTSKLARTMALGGIAHAYAVARDAQKAIEITVQRIDDALMRDHTLGEVASVQSQQGDVGSALHTAMQIDGQFMRERAYYEIVRVLVDNGDLPGAGRIAELLRLPLWRSHAFSGIGVAQSIAGDQAGARDSLGQALLGADELGAGAPVFEPDLETGLKRIPTIEQGQLDELNRREHSLETADGGTYSRTGARALREVAATYARTGDVDEAKRLSQRILDAEWYASVLRDISEAQAHGGHITDALATASNIAEESERNEAFAAAAAAAAKAGDVALANRVAGRITSSFAKAEAMILIVSARATDGQIAAAIHIAEGIEDPFGRANAFAAVAAAQFPTDEKSARESVAAALQSAGRVTNSRYRAKAFSAIGMALAEYGDLDGAMEVISNLTNPVHRERALSKLAAARARGGDTNGALQSLKNFADDSVREEALRAIALARADAGDADEAIDLARRLDGELDRDHLVSDIAAVQACQGDIAGALLSAATINEEFMREGACCQIAAAQAERGDLPGALEIAATITILLWRIEAYTAIAVFQADAGDREGARESLARAIRYADELGAYRPTIEDLERIRDRN